One genomic region from Marmota flaviventris isolate mMarFla1 chromosome 6, mMarFla1.hap1, whole genome shotgun sequence encodes:
- the Dynlt2 gene encoding dynein light chain Tctex-type protein 2 produces the protein MTPLPALRGSGVRLPLSREGEALGGGQGGRCCTGPSFLRSGMEKRGRGAKPSPSPVPPAQPSPGPRRDRRPSMFEKEAYAQILRERLRDSFHDVQYVEPPFDDSIADIGKEWKSALAKLKFANSYRMEPLKKFQAHSVETKVQQILMEHLKDVKYDDKLFSHLSLELSDRILSAVKEFGYHRYKFIIKVLFIQKTGQAINIASRWIWDVAWDSWVEAKHETESYVALALVFALYCE, from the exons ATGACGCCACTTCCGGCCTTGCGGGGCTCCGGCGTGAGACTTCCGCTCTCGCGAGAGGGAGAAGCGTTGGGAGGCGGTCAGGGTGGTCGGTGCTGCACAGGTCCCTCCTTCCTGCGGAGCGGAATGGAGAAGCGAGGTCGAGGCGCTAAGCCATCCCCCAGCCCGGTCCCTCCTGCGCAGCCGTCGCCGGGCCCCCGGAGGGATCGGAGACCGAGCATGTTCGAGAAGGAGGCA TATGCCCAGATCTTAAGAGAAAGACTAAGAGATTCTTTTCATGATGTTCAATATGTGGAACCGCCGTTTGATGACTCTATCGCTGATATAGGTAAAGAATGGAAGAGTGCCCTGGCAAAATTAAAGTTTGCTAATTCGTATAGAATGGAGCCACTGAAGAAGTTCCAAGCTCATTCAGTAGAAACCAAAGTCCAGCAAATATTAATG gaacatcTTAAAGATGTCAAATATGATGATAAACTCTTCTCTCATTTGTCACTTGAATTGTCAGACCGAATACTATCAGCAGTCAAAGAATTTGGGTATCACCGTTATAAGTTCATtataaaagtattatttattcaaaagaccGGTCAAGCAATAAAC ATTGCCAGCAGATGGATCTGGGATGTTGCTTGGGACAGCTGGGTAGAAGCGAAACACGAGACGGAGTCTTATGTGGCATTGGCCTTGGTATTTGCTCTTTATTGTGAATAG